Proteins encoded together in one Lysinibacillus sp. FSL K6-0232 window:
- the dnaA gene encoding chromosomal replication initiator protein DnaA: MEHLEELWNNVLAQVEQKISKPSFETWLKSTKLLSYNGSGSTVTIAAPNSFARDWLENHYIHLITGILTELTGEDLLIKFVVQKSQDSDDFDLPAPIIQAKNNDHHDISPGMLNPKYTFDTFVIGSGNRFAHAASLAVAEAPAKAYNPFFIYGGVGLGKTHLMHAIGHYVLEHNPNAKVVYLSSEKFTNEFINSIRDNKALDFRNKYRNVDVLLIDDIQFLAGKESTQEEFFHTFNTLHEESKQIVISSDRPPKEIPTLEDRLRSRFEWGLITDIAPPDLETRIAILRKKAKADGLEVPNEVMLYIANQIDSNIRELEGALIRVVAYSSLVNKDITATLAAEALKDIIPNSKPRTVTILDIQNAVGEHFNIRLEDFAAKKRTKLIAFPRQIAMYLSRELTDFSLPKIGEEFGGRDHTTVIHAHEKISSLLKNDVQLQQDIKQIRSMLGK, encoded by the coding sequence TTGGAACATTTAGAAGAACTATGGAACAATGTCCTGGCTCAAGTAGAACAAAAAATTTCTAAACCAAGCTTCGAAACGTGGCTAAAGTCAACAAAACTACTATCCTACAATGGTAGCGGTTCAACTGTGACAATAGCTGCGCCAAATTCGTTTGCTCGAGATTGGCTTGAGAATCATTATATTCATTTGATTACAGGTATATTAACGGAGCTTACAGGCGAAGACTTGCTTATTAAATTTGTTGTTCAAAAAAGCCAGGACTCGGACGATTTCGATTTACCAGCGCCGATTATCCAAGCAAAAAATAACGATCACCATGATATTTCACCAGGTATGTTAAACCCGAAGTATACTTTTGATACGTTTGTTATTGGCTCTGGTAACCGCTTTGCACATGCTGCCTCACTAGCTGTCGCTGAAGCACCTGCGAAGGCTTACAATCCATTTTTTATTTATGGGGGCGTTGGGCTTGGTAAGACACATTTAATGCATGCAATCGGTCATTATGTATTGGAGCATAATCCTAATGCAAAAGTGGTCTACTTATCATCTGAGAAATTTACAAATGAGTTTATTAACTCTATACGCGATAATAAGGCACTTGATTTTCGCAATAAATACCGCAATGTAGATGTGCTACTAATTGATGATATTCAATTTCTTGCCGGAAAAGAATCGACTCAAGAGGAATTTTTCCACACATTTAATACATTACATGAGGAATCAAAACAAATTGTTATATCGAGTGATAGACCACCAAAGGAAATTCCAACATTGGAAGATCGACTACGTTCACGCTTTGAATGGGGTTTAATTACCGATATTGCACCGCCTGATTTGGAAACGCGGATTGCTATCCTGCGTAAAAAAGCAAAAGCAGATGGTCTAGAGGTACCAAATGAAGTTATGCTCTATATTGCGAACCAGATTGACTCCAATATTAGGGAGCTTGAAGGTGCGCTTATTCGCGTCGTTGCCTATTCATCATTAGTAAACAAAGATATTACAGCAACATTGGCTGCTGAGGCATTGAAGGATATTATTCCAAACTCAAAGCCACGCACTGTCACAATACTAGATATTCAAAATGCAGTAGGGGAGCATTTTAATATTCGCTTAGAAGATTTTGCTGCGAAAAAACGTACAAAATTAATAGCTTTCCCACGCCAAATTGCTATGTATTTATCACGCGAATTAACGGATTTCTCGCTGCCGAAAATTGGCGAAGAATTTGGTGGACGCGACCATACAACTGTTATTCATGCTCATGAAAAAATATCTTCTTTGTTGAAAAATGACGTTCAACTTCAACAAGATATTAAACAAATTCGTAGCATGCTAGGAAAGTAA
- the dnaN gene encoding DNA polymerase III subunit beta — translation MKFDILRDRLLEGLNDVMKAVSSKTTIPILTGIKMDVTEEGIRLTGSDADITIQTFIPVEEDGQQLIQVTETGSIVVQARMFNEIVRKLPTNDVEIHVTSGFQTHIRSGKSEFHLIGSDATEYPLLPELTEDQKFTIPADLLKTIIRETVFAVATSESRPVLTGVNWQIKNETLICVATDSHRLARRKVELENLPEVEHSVVIPGKSLNELNKVLEDSTNPVQIVITSQQVLFKTDDVLFFSRLLEGNYPDTSRLIPEEYQTNVTINGKALLQAIDRASLVARGDRNNVVRFEILDHQAVEVSSNSPEIGKVQEEIPVESLEGESLKISFSAKYMMEALKAIDGQDVVIQFTGAMRPFILRSVHDDAILQLILPVRTY, via the coding sequence ATGAAATTTGATATTTTACGTGACCGTTTATTAGAGGGTTTAAATGATGTCATGAAAGCTGTAAGCTCTAAAACAACTATTCCAATTTTAACTGGTATTAAAATGGATGTAACAGAGGAAGGTATTCGTTTAACAGGTAGTGATGCTGACATTACTATTCAAACATTTATTCCAGTTGAGGAAGATGGACAACAACTAATTCAAGTTACCGAAACAGGATCAATAGTGGTACAAGCTCGTATGTTTAATGAAATTGTACGTAAATTACCAACAAATGATGTCGAAATCCATGTAACTTCTGGTTTCCAAACTCATATCCGTTCAGGTAAATCTGAATTCCATTTAATCGGCTCTGATGCTACTGAATATCCGTTATTACCAGAGCTAACAGAGGATCAAAAATTTACTATTCCTGCTGATTTATTAAAAACAATTATTCGTGAAACAGTGTTCGCTGTTGCTACTTCAGAAAGTCGACCAGTGTTGACAGGTGTAAACTGGCAAATAAAAAACGAAACATTAATCTGTGTTGCAACAGATAGTCATCGTTTAGCAAGACGCAAAGTAGAACTAGAAAATTTACCAGAAGTTGAGCATAGTGTTGTTATTCCAGGAAAAAGTTTAAATGAGCTTAATAAAGTATTAGAGGATTCGACAAATCCTGTGCAAATCGTTATTACAAGTCAGCAAGTATTATTTAAAACAGATGATGTACTATTTTTCTCGCGTTTACTTGAAGGAAATTACCCAGATACATCACGTTTAATTCCAGAAGAGTATCAAACAAACGTAACGATTAATGGTAAGGCTTTATTACAGGCAATCGATCGCGCATCATTAGTTGCACGAGGCGATCGTAATAATGTTGTTCGATTTGAAATACTGGATCATCAAGCTGTTGAAGTTTCTTCTAATTCACCTGAAATTGGTAAAGTACAAGAGGAAATTCCTGTTGAATCACTAGAAGGGGAAAGTTTGAAAATTTCTTTTAGTGCAAAATATATGATGGAAGCGTTGAAAGCAATTGATGGTCAAGATGTAGTTATTCAATTTACTGGAGCAATGCGACCATTTATTTTACGTTCTGTTCATGACGATGCAATATTACAATTAATTTTACCTGTACGAACTTACTAA
- the yaaA gene encoding S4 domain-containing protein YaaA: protein MEDIKIDEEFITLGQLLKVTDAISSGGMAKWFLQENAVYVNGEVDDRRGRKLRDGDIVNIPGCGRFQIVGPAGQ, encoded by the coding sequence ATGGAAGACATTAAAATTGATGAGGAGTTCATTACACTGGGGCAGCTGTTAAAAGTAACTGATGCCATTAGTTCAGGTGGAATGGCAAAGTGGTTTTTACAGGAAAATGCTGTTTATGTAAATGGAGAAGTGGATGATCGCCGAGGTCGTAAACTGCGTGATGGAGATATTGTCAATATTCCTGGATGCGGTCGTTTTCAAATCGTAGGACCAGCTGGACAATAA
- the recF gene encoding DNA replication/repair protein RecF (All proteins in this family for which functions are known are DNA-binding proteins that assist the filamentation of RecA onto DNA for the initiation of recombination or recombinational repair.), with the protein MHIEQLKLTNYRNYDALALNFSPKINVFIGENAQGKTNVMESIYVLAMAKSHRTTNDKELIRWDSDYGKIEGAVQKRHGILPMELTITKKGKKGKINHIEQSRLSHYIGQMNVVMFAPEDLTVVKGSPQIRRRFIDMEIGQISPVYLHDLLTFQKILKQRNHFLKMNQGKSMSNDVMYEVYNEQYIHAAIQIIRKRFQFMDLLQEWAEPIHAGISQGKETLVIKYRTVAGIEKEQTASEIENILQRKLLEAREREFDRGVTLVGPHRDDLQFLVNGYDVQTYGSQGQQRTTALSLKLAEIELIKQETNETPILLLDDVLSELDDYRQSHLLNTIQGEVQTFVTTTSVEGIHHETMEHAQLFHVKQGAIEKS; encoded by the coding sequence ATGCATATTGAGCAATTAAAACTAACAAATTACCGTAACTATGATGCCTTAGCTTTAAACTTCTCTCCAAAAATTAATGTTTTCATTGGTGAAAATGCTCAAGGAAAAACAAATGTTATGGAATCCATCTACGTATTAGCAATGGCTAAATCTCATCGTACAACGAACGATAAAGAATTGATACGTTGGGATTCAGACTATGGTAAAATAGAAGGGGCCGTTCAAAAAAGACATGGTATTTTACCGATGGAGCTTACGATTACAAAGAAGGGTAAAAAGGGCAAGATAAATCATATAGAGCAAAGTCGCCTTAGTCATTATATTGGTCAAATGAACGTTGTGATGTTTGCACCAGAAGATTTAACGGTTGTAAAAGGTAGTCCGCAAATACGTCGACGTTTTATCGATATGGAGATTGGGCAAATTTCGCCTGTTTATTTACATGATTTATTGACCTTTCAAAAAATTTTAAAGCAACGTAACCATTTCCTAAAGATGAACCAAGGCAAATCCATGTCAAATGATGTGATGTACGAGGTTTACAATGAACAATATATTCATGCAGCTATCCAAATTATTCGTAAAAGATTTCAATTTATGGATTTATTACAGGAATGGGCTGAACCTATACATGCTGGTATATCACAAGGTAAGGAAACGCTTGTGATAAAATATCGTACAGTAGCTGGTATTGAAAAAGAACAGACGGCTAGTGAAATTGAAAATATTTTACAGCGGAAGTTGTTGGAAGCAAGAGAACGTGAATTTGACAGAGGCGTAACGCTAGTTGGTCCACATCGTGATGATTTGCAGTTCTTAGTAAATGGCTACGATGTTCAAACTTATGGCTCACAAGGACAGCAGCGTACAACTGCATTGTCTTTAAAGCTTGCTGAAATTGAATTAATTAAACAAGAAACAAATGAAACACCCATCCTACTTTTAGATGATGTATTATCGGAACTCGATGATTATCGCCAATCGCATTTATTAAACACTATTCAGGGTGAAGTCCAAACCTTTGTTACAACAACAAGTGTTGAAGGAATTCATCATGAAACGATGGAGCATGCCCAACTGTTCCACGTGAAACAAGGAGCGATTGAAAAAAGTTAG
- the gyrB gene encoding DNA topoisomerase (ATP-hydrolyzing) subunit B produces the protein MKAVAIENEGLQNQAYEADQIQVLEGLEAVRKRPGMYIGSTSSKGLHHLVWEIVDNSIDEALAGFCTDIKVTIEKDNWIRVEDNGRGIPVSIQEKMGKPAVEVIMTVLHAGGKFGGGGYKVSGGLHGVGASVVNALSVETIVQVHREGHIHEIKFERGKTVQELTVIGDTDHNGTTTRFKADPEIFKETTVYEFDILAHRIRELAYLNRGIKITIADEREEEIRSTTYHYEGGIRSYVEHLNQSKEPIHEPIDVLGEKDGISVEIAMQYNAGFSSNIFSFANNINTYEGGTHESGFKTALTRVINDYARKNGLLKEADANLTGEDVREGLTAIVSVKHPDPQFEGQTKTKLGNSEVSQITNALFSDGFERFMLENPTVARKIVEKGLMAARARVAAKKAREFTRRKNALEVSSLPGKLADCSSTNPAECEIYIVEGDSAGGSAKSGRDRHFQAILPLRGKILNVEKARLDRILSNAEIRAMITAFGTGIGEEFNLEKARYHKIIIMTDADVDGAHIRVLLLTFLFRFMRPLIEAGYVYAAKPPLYQVKQGKHVEYCYSDEELEEILNRLPSIPKPNVQRYKGLGEMNAEQLWETTMDPAHRTLIRVELDDAIEADRIFDQLMGDDVEPRRHFIEENAVYAELDI, from the coding sequence ATGAAAGCCGTGGCTATAGAGAACGAAGGTTTACAAAACCAAGCTTATGAGGCCGATCAGATACAAGTTTTAGAAGGCTTAGAGGCAGTACGTAAAAGACCAGGAATGTATATTGGTTCAACAAGCTCTAAAGGTTTGCACCATTTAGTATGGGAAATAGTTGATAATAGTATAGATGAGGCACTTGCAGGATTTTGTACGGATATCAAAGTAACAATTGAAAAAGACAATTGGATTCGAGTAGAAGATAATGGTCGTGGTATTCCTGTAAGCATTCAAGAAAAAATGGGTAAGCCAGCTGTTGAAGTTATTATGACGGTATTACATGCTGGTGGTAAATTTGGCGGTGGAGGCTACAAAGTATCTGGTGGTCTTCATGGTGTTGGAGCTTCAGTTGTAAATGCTCTTTCTGTTGAAACAATTGTGCAAGTTCACCGTGAAGGACATATCCATGAAATTAAATTTGAACGTGGAAAAACGGTTCAAGAGTTAACGGTTATTGGTGATACAGATCACAATGGCACAACAACGCGTTTTAAAGCTGACCCAGAAATATTTAAAGAAACAACTGTTTATGAATTTGATATTTTAGCTCATCGTATTCGTGAGTTAGCTTACTTAAATCGTGGTATTAAGATTACGATTGCTGATGAACGCGAAGAAGAGATTCGTTCAACTACATACCACTATGAAGGTGGTATTCGTTCATATGTAGAGCATCTTAATCAATCTAAAGAGCCTATCCATGAACCAATCGATGTGCTTGGAGAAAAAGATGGCATTTCAGTTGAAATTGCTATGCAATATAATGCTGGATTCTCATCCAATATTTTTTCATTCGCTAATAACATTAATACGTATGAAGGTGGTACGCATGAATCTGGCTTTAAGACAGCACTTACACGCGTTATTAATGACTATGCTCGAAAAAATGGGCTATTGAAAGAAGCTGATGCCAATCTAACAGGTGAGGATGTACGTGAAGGCTTAACAGCTATTGTTTCTGTTAAACATCCAGACCCTCAGTTTGAAGGACAAACGAAAACAAAGCTAGGAAATTCGGAAGTAAGCCAAATTACAAATGCCTTATTTTCTGATGGTTTTGAGCGTTTTATGTTGGAAAATCCAACTGTTGCTCGTAAGATCGTTGAAAAAGGTTTAATGGCAGCTCGTGCACGTGTGGCAGCGAAAAAGGCACGTGAATTTACTCGTCGCAAAAATGCTCTTGAAGTATCGAGCTTACCAGGGAAATTAGCTGATTGTTCTTCAACAAATCCAGCTGAATGTGAAATTTATATCGTTGAGGGTGACTCTGCCGGAGGTTCGGCTAAATCTGGACGTGATCGTCACTTCCAAGCAATCTTGCCATTGCGTGGTAAAATCCTCAATGTTGAAAAAGCACGTTTGGATAGAATTTTATCGAATGCAGAAATTCGCGCAATGATTACAGCTTTTGGTACAGGAATTGGAGAAGAATTCAACCTAGAAAAGGCACGCTATCATAAAATAATTATTATGACAGACGCAGATGTCGATGGTGCACATATCCGTGTGTTACTATTAACATTTTTATTCCGTTTTATGCGTCCACTTATTGAGGCAGGCTATGTTTATGCAGCGAAGCCACCTCTCTATCAAGTGAAGCAAGGGAAGCATGTAGAATATTGCTACTCGGATGAGGAATTAGAGGAAATTTTGAATCGATTACCAAGCATACCAAAACCAAACGTACAGCGTTATAAAGGTTTAGGTGAAATGAATGCGGAGCAGCTATGGGAAACGACAATGGACCCAGCGCATCGTACATTGATTCGTGTTGAATTGGATGATGCGATTGAAGCGGATCGAATTTTTGATCAATTGATGGGTGATGATGTTGAGCCACGCCGTCATTTCATTGAAGAAAATGCTGTCTATGCTGAATTAGATATTTAA
- the gyrA gene encoding DNA gyrase subunit A, which translates to MSEIEHENIQGRNITTEIKTSFLSYAMSVIVARALPDVRDGLKPVHRRILYGMQELGNTSDKPYKKSARIVGDVMGKYHPHGDSSIYDAMVRMAQDFSYRYMLVDGHGNFGSVDGDGAAAMRYTESRMSKIAMEMLRDINKDTIDYEPNYDGSEREPKVLPSRYPNLLVNGASGIAVGMATNIPPHQLGETIDAVLALSENPAISTEELMDIIPGPDFPTGGLIIGRSGIRRAYETGRGSITIRAKVEIEQSSNGKETILIHELPYQVNKAKLIEKIAELVRDKKIDGITNLRDESDRRGMRVVIEVRRDANANVVLNNLYKQTAMQSSFGVNMLALVDGQPKILSLKEALHHYLEHQKVVITRRTQFELRKAEERAHILEGLRIALDHIDEIIAIIRGSRSGDEAKPVLMERFSLSERQAQAILDMRLVRLSGLEREKIEAEYQELQKLISELKAILADEGKILDIIRKEMLEIKERYNDTRRTQITAGGLEMIEDEDLIPRENSVITLTHNGYIKRLAANTYRSQKRGGRGVQGMGTNDDDFVEHLMNTSTHDTILFFTSKGKVFRAKGYEIPEFGRTAKGLPIVNLLNIEKDEKVTAMIRVDSFNEDAYFIFTTKTGITKRTPVSQFANIRTNGLIAISLREDDDLISVRLTDGKKQVIIGTRDGMLVRFQEEDIRSMGRTAGGVRGIKLRDGDEVVGMEIIEPGQEILVVTAKGYGKRTAEEEYRLQSRGGVGLKTIHITDKNGPMVAVKTVDGSEDLMLITINGMLIRMDVNDISLIGRSTQGVRLIRLGDHELVATVAKVEKEEVHEDDIEE; encoded by the coding sequence TTGTCTGAGATCGAACATGAGAATATTCAAGGTAGAAATATTACGACTGAAATTAAAACATCATTTTTAAGCTATGCGATGAGCGTTATTGTAGCGCGTGCTTTACCAGATGTACGCGATGGCTTAAAGCCTGTACATCGTCGAATTTTATATGGGATGCAGGAGCTAGGCAATACATCTGATAAGCCTTACAAAAAAAGTGCTCGTATCGTAGGGGATGTAATGGGTAAATACCATCCACATGGTGATTCCTCTATTTATGATGCAATGGTACGTATGGCACAGGATTTTAGCTATCGCTATATGCTTGTAGATGGGCATGGAAACTTCGGATCTGTCGATGGCGACGGAGCTGCTGCGATGCGTTATACGGAATCACGTATGTCGAAGATAGCCATGGAAATGCTACGAGATATAAATAAAGATACAATTGATTACGAGCCAAACTATGATGGAAGTGAGCGCGAGCCAAAAGTATTACCATCACGTTATCCAAACTTACTTGTTAATGGTGCATCAGGTATTGCGGTAGGAATGGCAACAAATATTCCACCTCATCAGCTTGGAGAAACGATTGATGCAGTGCTTGCTTTATCTGAAAATCCAGCTATCTCAACGGAAGAATTAATGGACATTATACCTGGGCCAGACTTCCCAACAGGAGGCTTAATTATCGGTCGTTCTGGTATTCGCAGAGCTTATGAAACAGGTCGTGGCTCCATTACTATTCGAGCGAAGGTGGAAATCGAACAAAGTAGCAATGGGAAGGAAACAATTTTAATTCATGAGCTACCTTATCAAGTAAATAAAGCAAAATTAATTGAAAAAATTGCAGAGCTTGTGCGTGATAAAAAAATTGATGGCATTACTAATTTACGTGATGAATCAGATCGTCGCGGTATGCGTGTTGTTATTGAAGTACGTCGTGATGCAAATGCAAACGTTGTATTGAATAATTTATATAAGCAAACGGCAATGCAATCAAGCTTTGGCGTCAATATGCTTGCATTAGTGGATGGTCAGCCAAAAATTTTAAGTTTAAAAGAGGCACTACATCACTATTTAGAGCATCAAAAAGTAGTGATTACTCGTCGTACACAGTTTGAGCTACGTAAGGCAGAAGAGCGTGCGCATATTTTAGAAGGTTTACGAATCGCACTTGACCATATCGATGAAATTATCGCGATTATTCGTGGCTCTCGTAGCGGCGATGAAGCGAAGCCAGTTTTAATGGAGCGATTTTCTTTAAGCGAACGTCAGGCACAGGCAATTCTTGATATGCGTCTTGTTCGTTTAAGTGGTTTAGAGCGTGAAAAAATTGAGGCTGAATATCAAGAGCTGCAAAAATTAATTAGCGAATTAAAGGCAATTTTAGCGGATGAAGGAAAGATTCTTGATATTATCCGTAAAGAAATGCTTGAAATAAAAGAACGCTATAACGATACACGCCGTACACAAATTACTGCTGGTGGACTTGAAATGATCGAGGATGAGGATTTAATTCCACGTGAAAACTCAGTCATAACGTTAACACATAACGGTTATATTAAACGTTTAGCTGCGAATACATACCGTTCACAAAAACGCGGTGGTCGTGGTGTGCAAGGTATGGGAACAAATGATGATGATTTTGTAGAGCATCTTATGAATACTTCTACGCATGATACGATATTATTCTTTACATCGAAGGGTAAAGTATTTAGAGCAAAGGGCTATGAGATTCCAGAGTTTGGTCGTACAGCTAAAGGTTTACCAATTGTTAATTTACTAAATATCGAAAAAGATGAAAAAGTAACTGCTATGATTCGTGTTGATTCATTTAATGAGGATGCATACTTTATCTTTACAACAAAAACTGGGATTACTAAACGTACACCCGTATCTCAATTTGCCAATATCCGAACAAATGGGCTAATTGCTATTAGTTTACGAGAAGATGATGATCTGATTTCTGTCCGTTTAACAGATGGTAAGAAGCAAGTGATCATTGGTACACGTGATGGTATGCTTGTTCGTTTCCAAGAGGAAGATATTCGTTCTATGGGGCGTACAGCAGGCGGCGTACGTGGTATTAAGCTCCGTGATGGTGATGAAGTCGTAGGTATGGAAATTATTGAACCGGGTCAGGAAATTTTAGTTGTTACTGCAAAAGGTTATGGTAAACGTACTGCTGAAGAGGAGTATCGTCTACAAAGCCGAGGTGGTGTTGGATTGAAAACAATCCATATTACTGATAAAAATGGCCCAATGGTAGCTGTTAAAACAGTCGATGGTTCTGAAGATTTAATGTTGATTACAATTAATGGTATGTTGATTCGTATGGATGTTAATGATATTTCATTAATTGGCCGTAGCACACAAGGCGTTCGTTTAATCCGGTTAGGAGATCATGAGCTAGTGGCAACGGTAGCAAAAGTGGAAAAAGAAGAAGTTCACGAAGATGATATAGAGGAATAA
- a CDS encoding HD-GYP domain-containing protein: MESIHVPISELGIGQVISEDIFANTQYPIIFKDTMISHVHLQVFNAFNISNVPVYKDQSETRSEKQENNVAVTIIEEIPTFRKAYNQSIEQFKKEFKNWEAGAKVDIAKARAIILPLVEMVLDDRTIIFDLNEYSNPKDYLYHHCVATGLIAAVIAQKLSYDRGTTIQVAIGGLLADCGMAKVHPRIRDKKSSLTEQEFNEIYKHPIYSHNMVKDLTILKETMKEAIFQHHERLNGSGYPKGEKIANISIFAQIIAVADVFHAMTCERVYRAKQSSFKVIEMINESEFGKFDIKVVRALIDIFADLPIGTIVELSNLERAEVMYVNKFAPTRPLIKLVHSGEIFDLSKNRTFYISRIITNV; encoded by the coding sequence GTGGAAAGTATACATGTTCCGATTTCAGAATTAGGTATTGGTCAAGTTATTTCTGAAGATATTTTTGCTAATACACAATATCCTATTATTTTTAAAGACACAATGATTTCCCACGTACATTTACAGGTTTTTAACGCATTTAATATTTCCAATGTGCCAGTTTATAAAGATCAAAGCGAAACTCGATCCGAAAAGCAAGAAAATAATGTAGCAGTTACAATAATAGAAGAAATCCCTACTTTTAGAAAAGCATATAATCAGTCGATTGAACAATTTAAAAAAGAATTTAAAAATTGGGAAGCGGGCGCCAAGGTAGACATTGCCAAAGCTAGAGCAATTATTTTGCCACTGGTAGAAATGGTGCTAGATGATCGTACTATTATTTTTGATTTAAACGAGTATTCTAATCCAAAAGACTATTTGTATCATCATTGTGTAGCAACTGGCTTAATTGCTGCAGTTATTGCACAAAAGCTAAGCTATGATAGAGGTACTACTATTCAAGTAGCAATTGGTGGTTTATTAGCTGATTGTGGTATGGCGAAAGTACATCCACGAATTCGTGATAAAAAGTCATCTTTAACAGAGCAGGAATTCAATGAAATTTATAAACACCCCATTTATAGTCACAATATGGTAAAGGATTTAACAATTTTAAAGGAAACCATGAAAGAGGCTATTTTCCAGCATCATGAACGTTTAAATGGAAGCGGCTATCCAAAGGGTGAAAAAATCGCTAATATCTCGATTTTTGCACAAATTATCGCTGTCGCAGATGTTTTCCATGCAATGACTTGTGAACGAGTGTATAGAGCTAAACAATCTTCATTTAAAGTAATAGAAATGATTAATGAATCTGAATTTGGAAAGTTTGATATTAAAGTAGTACGTGCACTCATTGACATTTTTGCAGACCTGCCTATAGGTACAATTGTTGAGCTTTCTAATTTAGAGCGTGCTGAAGTAATGTATGTTAATAAATTTGCACCAACACGACCACTTATTAAACTAGTGCATTCAGGAGAGATTTTCGATTTAAGTAAAAACCGTACTTTCTATATTTCAAGAATTATCACTAATGTATAA
- a CDS encoding transposase, giving the protein MAKYSEEFKFMVVQDYLNSPLSYRVIARKYRIAAKSQVRHWGHVFKKLGRSGNSDSI; this is encoded by the coding sequence ATGGCTAAATATAGTGAAGAGTTTAAATTCATGGTGGTACAAGATTATTTAAATAGTCCATTAAGTTATCGAGTCATTGCGAGGAAATATAGAATCGCTGCAAAATCTCAAGTAAGACATTGGGGACATGTCTTTAAAAAATTGGGACGAAGTGGCAACAGCGATTCAATTTAA
- a CDS encoding patatin-like phospholipase family protein — MWIDGVFSGGGLKGFALVGAYQVLEAENFRFKRVAGTSAGAILAAFIAAGYSGKEIEIMLEELDIPSLLDPRRTFFPFPFMKWINVYNHLGLYKGKALEKWFFKKLSEKGVYTFGDLPKDSLKLVASDLTNGRMIVLPDDLHKYHIDAENFSVACALRMSCGIPFFFEPVTLKNGRGESIIVDGGVLSNFPLWIFDDREGRKARPILGLKLSRRREEQCPHEIKNGLNLFEALFSTMKDAHDERYISRRHEREIIFIPVEDYSATQFDLNEETKETLLEIGRNRTIQFLRNWPRFRL, encoded by the coding sequence TTGTGGATTGATGGTGTGTTTTCTGGTGGAGGTTTGAAAGGATTTGCATTAGTAGGGGCATATCAAGTGTTAGAAGCTGAAAATTTCCGATTTAAACGTGTGGCTGGTACAAGTGCAGGCGCGATTCTAGCTGCCTTTATTGCTGCAGGATATAGTGGTAAAGAGATTGAAATAATGCTAGAAGAACTAGATATACCTTCATTATTAGATCCAAGAAGAACATTCTTTCCTTTTCCGTTTATGAAATGGATAAATGTATATAATCATTTAGGCTTGTACAAAGGTAAAGCATTAGAAAAATGGTTTTTCAAAAAATTATCAGAAAAAGGTGTATATACTTTTGGTGATTTACCTAAAGACTCTTTAAAATTAGTAGCGTCAGATTTAACAAATGGCAGAATGATTGTGTTGCCAGATGACTTGCATAAATACCATATTGATGCCGAAAACTTTTCTGTTGCCTGCGCATTACGTATGAGTTGTGGCATACCATTCTTTTTTGAACCAGTTACATTAAAAAATGGTAGAGGCGAATCAATCATTGTTGATGGCGGTGTTTTAAGTAATTTCCCATTATGGATATTTGATGATAGAGAGGGACGAAAAGCAAGGCCAATTTTAGGTCTAAAACTTAGTAGAAGAAGAGAAGAACAATGTCCTCATGAAATAAAAAATGGTTTGAATTTATTTGAAGCATTATTTTCAACTATGAAAGATGCACATGATGAACGATATATATCAAGACGACATGAGAGAGAGATTATTTTTATTCCTGTAGAAGATTATAGTGCAACTCAATTTGATTTGAATGAAGAAACAAAAGAAACGCTATTAGAAATAGGAAGAAATCGTACGATTCAATTTTTAAGAAATTGGCCGAGGTTCAGGTTATAA